From the Trichocoleus sp. genome, one window contains:
- a CDS encoding caspase family protein, whose translation MKRYALVIGIGKYTNLNELSKPGNDARAVAEVLRQYGGFQEVTLLNGTKTKPGWVDYDTLDQELTKFLKQAANQDVLIYFTGHGFTLEESRFVKRGYLATSSCKVKFKDKRIISQEEGFSFDDLNGLVQEVNLSSLLMLMDCCHSGFLIEDDLVKKSLQAFSKSNYFLIAACRSFQEAYALKRGSYSVFTGALLESLSQENARQGVVTALNVLDFIDRELKGSGQEPIFLGMGGAIPIVSYEVITEAPLDNTCPYQGLEAFTEATAQFFFGRQKDVETLWQKLEQSAFVPVIGASGSGKSSLVRAGLIPALKQSGTNWTVLEPIKPGEEPLAQLRQPLEELVRQIPGKVQLGTLIRKAPEGVKSLIEQIPEGMRFLLVVDQFEEVFTVCLDEEERSRFIHLITQVNAIPNSQLTVVITMRADFVESCLCYESLKTLIQDQGLYLSQLTGADLTDAIAKPAAKQGYSLTSDLLAEIVKDTREEPGFLPLLQFALTKLWEPRDEQTHQLTLDSYWAIGKLVGALNSHAEQIYTCCDYIDPDTGEINLSAQQNRSQSEQDWIRAILLRLVRTSEAEKDTRQRQLRSTLIAVAGETLEAHQQIGLVLESLIKGRLLVSERETVDLAHEALIKGWKRLDDWCQESRELRRLSQRLEAARLEWEKDQQNPSLTPAEKDRNLMMGGLLAEVREQWEALVPYLQDFGKDEPFWQRSDAHEKDRIAQLQQALTKAEQRQVEVEQLEIRSLCKSSESLLAISKEFDALLDSLKAVNRLSKATWVNSKIKEQVRLTLQRAIYSVSEYNRLEGHNDTVRSVCFNPDGTMIASAGYSGMIKLWKIDGCDIKTFRGHNAVINSICFSPDGKMLASAGSDSTIRLWDLTGQEITFFSDESVVVSICFNPKGTMLVSASWDGSIKLWNLEGQRLKSFKGHDSWINRIAFHPGGKILASASEDKTVKLWDLNGRQLNTLAHKDCVKSVKFSPNGKHIASGGNNRTVKIFSMEGEELQLLKGHTGWIMDVSFSPDGTMVASSSGDTMIKVWNLNGQEIKTFKGHSDWVSSVNFSPDDKTLVSASGDGTIRLWSTVSQELNTLKGHTNDVISVRFSPDGKTIASAGHDNTIKLWTREGKEIETLVGHDGWVRDISFSPDGKVIASISNDTTIKLWSLKGQELKTFTGHNEWGRSVSFSPVGDIIVSASWDKTLRVWNLQGQELHVLKGHHEGVLGVSFSSSGEVFASASVDRTIKLWSIDGRELKTLVGHSGRVNMVTFSPDGKMIASASMDKTIKLWDLRGQELKTVEGHTGSVYCVSFSPDGQTIASGSGDKTIKLWNLKGQELKTLEGHSSEVNSVSFSPDGRVLASASTDNLIKLWNATTLDFEGLIDQGCSWVQDYLRTNPNIEEVDRHLCSGIVRAKE comes from the coding sequence ATGAAGCGGTATGCTCTGGTAATTGGAATTGGCAAGTATACCAACTTGAATGAGTTGTCTAAGCCTGGGAATGATGCAAGGGCTGTTGCTGAGGTGCTGCGGCAGTATGGCGGCTTTCAGGAAGTTACTCTACTCAATGGCACGAAAACAAAGCCGGGGTGGGTGGATTACGACACACTCGACCAAGAGCTAACAAAGTTTCTGAAGCAGGCAGCGAATCAGGATGTACTAATTTACTTTACCGGGCATGGCTTCACATTGGAAGAGAGCCGATTCGTGAAGCGGGGCTATCTAGCGACTTCGAGTTGTAAGGTCAAATTCAAAGACAAGCGAATCATCTCGCAGGAAGAAGGCTTTTCTTTTGATGACCTGAACGGGCTGGTACAGGAAGTGAACCTGAGCAGTTTGTTGATGCTGATGGACTGTTGCCATAGCGGTTTTTTGATTGAAGATGATTTGGTTAAGAAGAGCTTGCAGGCTTTTTCTAAGAGTAACTATTTTCTGATTGCAGCTTGTCGCAGCTTTCAGGAGGCATACGCTCTGAAGCGGGGGAGTTATAGCGTCTTTACGGGAGCGTTGCTGGAGAGTTTGTCGCAGGAGAATGCCAGACAAGGTGTAGTGACAGCTCTGAATGTGCTTGATTTTATCGATCGTGAACTCAAAGGGAGTGGGCAGGAGCCGATCTTCCTGGGAATGGGAGGGGCAATTCCTATTGTGAGTTATGAGGTCATTACAGAAGCACCACTGGATAATACTTGTCCCTATCAAGGATTAGAGGCATTTACGGAGGCGACAGCACAGTTCTTCTTCGGGCGGCAGAAGGATGTGGAGACGCTGTGGCAAAAGCTAGAGCAGAGCGCTTTTGTGCCTGTCATTGGAGCATCTGGAAGTGGTAAGTCGTCGCTCGTACGGGCAGGGTTAATTCCAGCTTTGAAGCAAAGCGGCACGAATTGGACTGTACTGGAGCCGATAAAACCAGGAGAGGAGCCATTGGCTCAATTGCGACAACCGCTAGAGGAACTGGTGCGGCAGATTCCAGGCAAAGTGCAACTCGGTACGCTCATCCGGAAGGCACCAGAGGGGGTGAAATCATTGATTGAGCAAATACCAGAAGGGATGAGGTTTCTGCTGGTGGTGGATCAATTTGAGGAGGTGTTTACGGTCTGTCTAGATGAGGAGGAACGATCGCGTTTCATTCACCTCATCACTCAAGTCAACGCTATTCCTAACTCGCAGTTAACAGTGGTGATCACAATGCGGGCAGATTTTGTCGAGAGTTGCCTGTGCTACGAGTCATTAAAGACCTTGATTCAAGATCAAGGTCTTTATCTATCGCAATTAACAGGGGCAGACCTAACGGATGCGATCGCCAAACCTGCTGCTAAACAGGGCTATTCTCTAACTTCCGATCTGCTGGCCGAGATCGTCAAAGATACCCGCGAGGAGCCAGGATTTCTGCCGTTGTTGCAATTTGCGCTGACAAAGCTTTGGGAGCCGCGAGATGAACAGACGCACCAGTTGACGTTAGATAGCTATTGGGCGATCGGCAAACTGGTGGGTGCGCTCAATTCCCATGCCGAGCAAATTTACACCTGCTGTGATTACATTGACCCTGATACAGGCGAGATAAATCTGTCTGCTCAGCAGAATCGCTCGCAATCTGAGCAAGACTGGATACGGGCAATCCTGCTGCGACTAGTGAGGACGAGTGAGGCAGAGAAAGATACGCGACAACGCCAACTGCGATCAACCCTGATCGCAGTGGCAGGGGAGACACTGGAGGCGCATCAGCAAATTGGGCTGGTGCTGGAAAGCTTGATTAAAGGACGGTTGTTAGTTTCGGAGCGGGAGACGGTCGATTTGGCGCATGAGGCGTTGATCAAAGGTTGGAAACGGTTAGATGACTGGTGTCAGGAAAGCCGGGAACTGCGGCGGTTGAGCCAACGGTTAGAAGCGGCACGATTGGAGTGGGAGAAAGACCAGCAGAATCCCAGCCTGACACCAGCGGAGAAGGACCGCAACCTGATGATGGGTGGCTTGCTGGCGGAAGTGCGTGAGCAATGGGAAGCGTTGGTTCCTTACTTGCAAGACTTTGGCAAGGATGAACCCTTCTGGCAGCGCAGTGATGCCCACGAAAAAGATCGGATTGCTCAACTTCAACAAGCACTCACTAAAGCTGAACAGCGTCAAGTTGAAGTTGAGCAGCTTGAAATCCGCTCCCTTTGTAAATCCTCAGAATCCCTACTTGCTATAAGTAAGGAGTTCGATGCCCTATTGGATTCTCTTAAAGCTGTAAACCGATTGAGCAAAGCAACTTGGGTAAATAGCAAGATTAAGGAACAAGTAAGATTAACACTGCAACGCGCAATCTATAGCGTAAGCGAATACAACCGTTTAGAAGGGCATAACGATACGGTTAGAAGCGTTTGTTTTAATCCAGATGGAACAATGATTGCTTCTGCTGGATATTCAGGCATGATCAAGCTCTGGAAGATAGATGGGTGTGATATTAAGACGTTTAGAGGACATAATGCTGTAATCAATAGCATTTGTTTTAGCCCAGACGGAAAGATGCTTGCCTCCGCAGGTAGTGACAGTACTATCCGACTTTGGGATTTAACTGGACAAGAAATTACGTTTTTCAGTGATGAAAGTGTAGTTGTAAGCATTTGTTTTAACCCGAAAGGTACAATGCTTGTCTCCGCTAGCTGGGATGGATCGATTAAACTTTGGAATCTAGAGGGTCAGAGACTAAAGAGCTTCAAAGGACATGACTCTTGGATTAACCGCATAGCCTTTCACCCTGGAGGAAAAATTCTTGCCTCTGCAAGTGAAGATAAAACGGTCAAATTGTGGGATCTGAATGGTCGGCAATTGAACACACTAGCACACAAGGATTGTGTTAAGAGTGTCAAATTTAGCCCCAATGGAAAACATATTGCTTCTGGAGGAAATAACAGAACGGTAAAAATCTTCAGTATGGAAGGTGAAGAACTGCAATTACTTAAAGGACATACTGGCTGGATCATGGATGTTAGCTTCAGTCCTGATGGAACAATGGTTGCCTCTTCAAGTGGTGACACGATGATTAAAGTTTGGAACTTAAATGGTCAAGAAATTAAAACTTTCAAGGGACACAGTGATTGGGTCAGTAGTGTTAATTTCAGTCCTGATGACAAAACGCTTGTTTCTGCAAGTGGTGATGGAACTATCAGGCTATGGAGTACAGTTAGTCAGGAGCTCAATACTCTCAAAGGGCACACTAATGATGTCATCTCTGTGAGGTTTAGCCCAGATGGCAAAACTATTGCGTCTGCTGGACATGACAATACCATCAAGCTCTGGACACGAGAGGGAAAGGAAATAGAAACTCTTGTAGGTCATGATGGGTGGGTTAGAGACATTAGCTTTAGCCCAGATGGGAAAGTCATTGCTTCTATTAGTAATGACACAACAATTAAACTTTGGAGCTTAAAAGGGCAGGAACTCAAAACTTTTACTGGGCATAATGAGTGGGGCAGAAGTGTTAGCTTTAGCCCTGTTGGAGATATTATCGTCTCTGCTAGTTGGGATAAAACCTTGAGAGTTTGGAACTTACAGGGCCAAGAGCTACATGTACTGAAAGGACATCATGAAGGTGTACTTGGAGTTAGCTTTAGTTCTAGTGGAGAAGTGTTTGCTTCTGCCAGCGTAGATAGAACTATCAAGTTGTGGAGTATAGATGGACGAGAGTTGAAGACTCTAGTAGGACATTCTGGAAGAGTAAATATGGTTACCTTCAGTCCTGATGGGAAAATGATTGCTTCCGCTAGTATGGACAAAACTATTAAGTTGTGGGACTTAAGGGGTCAGGAACTCAAAACTGTAGAGGGACATACGGGTTCAGTATATTGTGTAAGCTTCAGTCCTGATGGCCAAACGATCGCGTCTGGTAGTGGTGATAAGACAATCAAATTGTGGAATTTGAAGGGACAAGAGTTAAAAACTCTTGAAGGACATAGCTCGGAAGTCAATAGCGTGAGCTTTAGTCCCGATGGAAGAGTTCTTGCTTCTGCTAGTACAGACAACCTCATTAAACTTTGGAATGCTACAACATTGGATTTTGAGGGTTTGATTGACCAAGGGTGTAGTTGGGTACAAGATTATTTGCGAACGAATCCCAATATAGAGGAAGTAGACCGCCATTTATGTAGCGGGATTGTGAGAGCTAAGGAATGA
- a CDS encoding ATP-binding protein: MAQSQLAVQVPAEVLAPQLDLTDVLAKTAAIEELFKTAFIPTDRASACFRWLDELRLLKQCGRIIGPHDVGKSRTAMQYREEDRKRVSCVKAWTNSSSKRLFTQILKDIKHAAPHGKYKDLRSRLAGSLELFGIEMVIVDNADNLQREALLDLKQLFEESGVPIVLVGGQDLDQLLQGYDLLTCFPTLFEFDRLDYEDFHKTLRTIELDILALPEPSNLTAGVIFEILASSTEARMGVLIKILTKSILHSLKKGFGKVDAGILENIANRYGKKYIPLESRNKS; encoded by the coding sequence ATGGCTCAATCACAACTAGCTGTTCAGGTTCCGGCAGAGGTTTTGGCTCCTCAGCTTGATTTGACGGATGTGCTTGCTAAAACTGCTGCGATCGAGGAGCTATTCAAGACTGCTTTTATCCCAACCGATCGCGCTTCAGCCTGTTTCAGATGGTTGGATGAACTGCGGCTTCTGAAACAATGTGGGCGGATCATTGGACCTCATGATGTGGGTAAAAGTCGTACTGCTATGCAGTATCGCGAAGAAGATCGCAAGCGGGTATCTTGCGTCAAAGCTTGGACAAACTCAAGCTCTAAACGGCTGTTTACTCAAATTCTCAAGGATATTAAACATGCTGCTCCACACGGAAAATACAAGGACTTGCGTTCCAGGTTAGCAGGAAGTTTAGAATTGTTCGGCATTGAAATGGTTATCGTTGATAATGCTGACAATTTGCAAAGAGAAGCTCTTCTAGATTTGAAGCAATTGTTTGAGGAATCAGGAGTTCCGATTGTTTTAGTGGGAGGACAAGACCTGGATCAGCTATTGCAAGGCTATGACCTACTGACTTGTTTTCCAACTTTGTTTGAGTTCGATCGCCTAGATTACGAAGACTTCCACAAAACACTACGGACGATCGAGTTGGATATTCTAGCTTTGCCAGAGCCATCGAATTTAACGGCAGGTGTAATTTTTGAGATTTTAGCCAGCAGTACGGAAGCTCGTATGGGAGTTTTGATCAAGATTTTGACAAAAAGTATTTTGCACTCCCTTAAGAAAGGTTTTGGCAAAGTTGATGCAGGCATTTTAGAGAATATTGCGAATCGGTACGGCAAGAAGTACATTCCCCTGGAATCGAGGAATAAAAGTTAG
- a CDS encoding CU044_2847 family protein translates to MSDVQSLFLQDEDGTTYTMYIESKVPEVLPPDLPPPGEVDDDERESMGITEDTVAKLKEIHGTIRAYAWYAIGAFKNFGGAEIEEMNLKFGLKIGGKTGVPIVTEGSAEANFEISVKCKFPVKLEPQRPPQS, encoded by the coding sequence ATGTCTGACGTGCAATCCCTTTTTCTTCAGGATGAAGACGGTACTACCTACACTATGTACATTGAGTCCAAAGTTCCTGAAGTGCTGCCGCCCGATCTGCCGCCACCGGGAGAAGTGGATGATGATGAGCGGGAATCAATGGGGATTACTGAAGATACCGTTGCCAAACTCAAAGAGATTCACGGCACGATTCGTGCCTATGCCTGGTATGCGATCGGCGCATTCAAGAATTTTGGCGGTGCTGAAATTGAAGAGATGAACCTGAAGTTTGGATTGAAGATTGGCGGCAAAACGGGAGTGCCGATCGTCACTGAAGGCTCTGCTGAGGCAAACTTTGAAATCTCAGTTAAATGCAAATTCCCAGTGAAATTAGAACCTCAGCGACCACCACAGAGTTAA